One Desulfovibrio sp. genomic region harbors:
- a CDS encoding 4-hydroxy-tetrahydrodipicolinate reductase: MSVCDLIIMGAGGRMGSTLAALATEDPGLRLAGVVERPQNAQALDRFECVKGTEMEDVFARCPGAVIVDFTAPESSLKVANLAARMGNPAVIGTTGFTAQQMKELESAARQGLLFWAPNMSVGINSLLQVLPKLVEVLGPAYDLEIMEIHHNKKADSPSGTALKLGQAIAAARGEKIDDVKKCSRDGIIGPRTQGEIGLLAVRGGDVVGDHTVYFLGPGERIEVTHRLHSREPLARGALRAATWLKGQKPGKLHTMSDMLK; this comes from the coding sequence ATGAGCGTATGCGATCTCATCATCATGGGCGCGGGCGGGCGCATGGGCTCCACCCTGGCCGCCCTGGCCACGGAAGACCCGGGCCTGCGCCTGGCCGGTGTTGTGGAAAGGCCCCAGAACGCCCAGGCATTGGACCGTTTCGAGTGCGTGAAGGGCACGGAAATGGAGGACGTCTTCGCCCGCTGCCCCGGAGCGGTGATTGTCGACTTTACAGCCCCGGAATCGAGCCTCAAGGTGGCCAATCTGGCCGCGCGCATGGGCAATCCGGCGGTCATCGGCACAACCGGGTTCACCGCGCAGCAGATGAAGGAACTGGAGAGCGCCGCGCGCCAGGGCCTTCTGTTCTGGGCCCCGAACATGAGCGTCGGCATCAATTCCCTGCTCCAGGTGCTGCCCAAGCTGGTTGAGGTTCTGGGACCGGCCTACGACCTGGAGATCATGGAAATCCACCACAACAAGAAGGCGGATTCACCCAGCGGCACCGCCTTGAAGCTCGGCCAGGCCATAGCCGCGGCGCGAGGGGAAAAGATCGACGACGTGAAGAAGTGTTCCCGCGACGGCATCATCGGCCCCCGCACCCAGGGGGAGATCGGCCTGCTGGCTGTCCGCGGCGGAGACGTGGTGGGCGACCACACCGTCTACTTCCTTGGGCCTGGGGAGCGCATCGAGGTGACGCACAGGCTCCATTCTCGCGAGCCCTTAGCCAGGGGTGCGCTTCGCGCCGCCACGTGGCTCAAGGGGCAGAAGCCCGGCAAGCTCCACACCATGTCCGACATGCTCAAATGA
- the ligA gene encoding NAD-dependent DNA ligase LigA yields the protein MNGPDSKIVERVKELRTRLEHHNHLYYVLDAPEINDAEYDALFRELQELEAAHPELADPNSPTKRVGGAVAQAFASKRHRLRMYSLDNALTAEEWQAFLERLGRVLPDRDFSFWADPKFDGLALEVIYEDGRFVSALTRGDGETGEDVTQNMRTVRNLPLDIRNRAAKARLPIPKLLEVRGEVVITKADFNALNNAQEEAGGKVFANPRNAAAGSIRQLDSAVTASRPLKFFAYGIGQCEWPLGDPWGTQRAVMEGLEKFGFSTAKEGRGLDSAGVEALYAELEKKRDTLPFEIDGMVVKLDRLDWQREAGFTARAPRWAIAWKFPPRQGETLLKAIEVQVGRTGVLTPVAVLEPVLLAGVVVSKATLHNEDEIRAKDLREGDTVVVQRAGDVIPEVVRPVLAKRPADSREFVFPHSCPSCGSQVRRLDGEAAWRCLNLSCPAMLTRSIVFFVSKAGLDIEGVGKRWIEILVERGMVKSPADLFTLTENDLLSLDRMGEKLAGNFVEAIAQARQKATLAKLVGALGIRHVGTQTARTLAANFPDLEGLSAAPAEDLQALPDIGPEVAASIRAFFDNPSNHELLARFKAIGLWPSKEAVEGMQSGPTPFSGKRLLFTGALSGITRGQAEARVEALGGIVAGSVSKKLDYLVVGQDPGSKLDKARALGVKILSQDDFERLAKGETLSD from the coding sequence ATGAACGGACCAGACTCAAAGATTGTGGAACGCGTAAAAGAGCTCAGGACCAGGCTGGAGCACCACAATCACCTCTATTACGTCCTCGACGCCCCTGAGATAAACGACGCCGAGTACGACGCCCTGTTCCGCGAACTCCAGGAGCTGGAGGCCGCCCATCCGGAGCTGGCCGACCCCAACTCGCCCACCAAGAGGGTGGGCGGAGCCGTGGCCCAGGCCTTTGCCTCGAAAAGGCACCGGCTGCGCATGTACAGCCTGGACAACGCCTTGACGGCCGAAGAGTGGCAAGCCTTCCTGGAGCGCCTGGGCCGTGTGCTGCCGGACCGCGACTTCTCCTTCTGGGCCGACCCCAAATTCGACGGTCTGGCCCTGGAGGTCATCTACGAGGACGGACGGTTTGTTTCGGCCCTCACGCGCGGAGACGGCGAAACCGGCGAGGACGTCACCCAGAACATGCGAACCGTGCGCAATCTTCCCCTGGACATTCGAAACAGGGCCGCCAAGGCCAGACTGCCGATTCCGAAGCTCTTGGAAGTGCGCGGCGAAGTGGTGATCACCAAGGCGGATTTCAATGCACTGAACAACGCCCAGGAAGAGGCAGGGGGCAAGGTGTTCGCCAACCCCCGCAACGCGGCGGCCGGTTCCATCCGCCAGCTCGACTCGGCCGTGACCGCATCTCGGCCCTTGAAATTCTTCGCCTACGGCATCGGCCAGTGCGAGTGGCCCCTGGGCGACCCCTGGGGGACACAGCGCGCTGTCATGGAGGGGCTTGAAAAATTTGGCTTTTCCACTGCCAAAGAGGGGAGGGGGCTCGATTCGGCCGGGGTGGAAGCCCTGTACGCCGAACTTGAGAAGAAGCGGGATACGCTGCCCTTCGAGATCGACGGCATGGTGGTCAAGCTCGACCGCCTGGACTGGCAGCGCGAAGCGGGGTTCACTGCCCGGGCGCCGCGCTGGGCCATCGCCTGGAAATTCCCGCCCAGGCAGGGCGAAACCCTGTTAAAAGCTATCGAAGTCCAAGTTGGCCGAACCGGCGTACTTACCCCCGTGGCAGTGCTCGAGCCTGTGCTGTTGGCCGGGGTGGTGGTGTCCAAGGCCACCCTGCACAACGAGGACGAAATCCGCGCCAAGGACCTTCGCGAGGGCGACACCGTGGTGGTGCAGCGCGCGGGCGACGTCATCCCCGAAGTGGTCCGGCCGGTGCTTGCTAAACGCCCCGCAGATTCGCGGGAATTCGTCTTTCCGCACTCGTGCCCGTCATGCGGCTCTCAAGTGCGGCGTTTGGACGGCGAAGCGGCCTGGAGATGCCTGAATCTCTCCTGCCCGGCCATGCTCACCCGGTCCATCGTCTTCTTCGTCTCCAAGGCGGGCCTGGACATCGAGGGTGTGGGCAAACGCTGGATAGAGATCCTGGTGGAGCGGGGCATGGTGAAATCCCCGGCCGATCTCTTTACGCTTACTGAGAATGATCTACTCTCGCTTGATCGCATGGGCGAAAAGCTGGCCGGAAACTTCGTGGAAGCCATAGCCCAGGCCAGGCAGAAGGCCACTCTGGCCAAGCTTGTCGGGGCACTGGGCATACGCCACGTGGGCACGCAAACCGCGCGGACATTGGCCGCCAACTTCCCCGACCTGGAGGGATTGAGCGCTGCGCCCGCCGAAGACCTGCAAGCCCTTCCGGACATCGGGCCGGAAGTGGCCGCGAGCATCCGGGCCTTTTTCGACAACCCTTCCAACCACGAGCTGCTTGCGCGCTTCAAGGCCATTGGGCTGTGGCCGTCAAAAGAGGCTGTGGAAGGCATGCAGAGCGGCCCCACGCCTTTTTCCGGCAAGCGCCTGCTCTTCACCGGCGCGCTTTCCGGCATAACCCGGGGCCAGGCCGAAGCCCGCGTGGAAGCGCTCGGCGGCATTGTTGCCGGGTCCGTGTCCAAGAAGCTCGACTACCTGGTAGTGGGTCAGGACCCTGGGTCCAAGCTGGATAAAGCCCGGGCACTTGGTGTAAAGATTCTTTCCCAAGACGATTTTGAACGCCTGGCAAAGGGCGAAACCCTTTCAGACTAA